In one window of Pristiophorus japonicus isolate sPriJap1 chromosome 9, sPriJap1.hap1, whole genome shotgun sequence DNA:
- the LOC139273833 gene encoding zinc finger protein 436-like has translation MESLDSSGPEYHRPFNMEAESTSHSREKLFTCSVCGQGFSRSSNLKRHKCSHTAEKPCKCEDCGKHFHYLSQLERHRRGHTGERPFTCSDCGKGFTQASHLLRHQRSHTGGRSFKSSDCEKNFESKQHLLSHQHTHTGARSFICSECGKGFTTSSNLLTHQRVHTGERPFTCSVCGKGFTQSSDLLRHQRIHTGEKPFTCSDCGKGFSRSSDLLAHQRVHTEERPFKCSDCEKSFKSKQHLRRHQHTYTGERLFTCSECGKGFTLSSNLLRHQRIHTGEKPFTCSDCGKGFTQSSHLLIHQRVHTGERPFTCSECGEGFTLSSNLLRHQRVHK, from the coding sequence atggagtcactcgattcatcgggaccagaatatcatcggcctttcaacATGGAAGCAGAAAGCACTTCTCacagtagggagaaactgttcacctgctctgtgtgtggacaaggcttcagccgatcttcCAACCTGAAGAGACATAAGTGCAGTCACACTgcggagaaaccgtgtaaatgtgaggactgtgggaaacATTTCCACTACCTGTCCCAGCTGGAAAGACAtcggcgaggtcacactggggagaggccgttcacctgctccgactgtgggaagggattcactcaggcatcccacctgctgagacatcagcgcaGTCACACTGGTGGGAGATCTTTTAaaagttctgactgtgagaagaattttgaaagcaaacagcACCTGCTGAGTCACCAGCACACTCACACTGGGGCGAGgtcattcatctgctctgagtgtggcaagggattcactacctcatccaaccttctgacacatcaacgtgttcacactggggagagaccgttcacttgctctgtgtgtgggaagggattcactcagtcatccgacctcctgagacaccagcgaattcacactggggagaagccgttcacctgctccgactgtgggaagggattcagtcggtcatccgacctgctggcacaccagcgagttcacactgaggagagaccttttaaatgttctgactgtgagaagagttttaaaagcaaacagcactTGCGGAGACACCAGCACACTTATACTGGGgaaaggctgttcacctgctctgagtgtgggaagggattcacactatcatccaacctgctgagacaccagcgaattcacactggggagaagccgttcacctgctctgactgtgggaagggattcactcagtcttcccacctgctgatacaccagcgagttcacactggggagaggccgttcacctgctcggaatgtggggagggattcactctgtcatccaacctgttgagacaccagcgagttcacaagtga